One genomic region from Sphingomicrobium aestuariivivum encodes:
- a CDS encoding ATPase → MRLTPILATAAAALALSGPAPADVVNTTTNAFHIRHEVPLVVSAERAFDLLARPGDWWNGAHSYSGDAANMRLELKPGGCFCEQWDGNFVKHLEVVGLTRGKEIVMEGGLGPLRYAPASGTMIWKLEDGGTGAILTIDYKVTGFAESDAETWSAAVDSVLGEQAMRFRAAAAAMPRR, encoded by the coding sequence ATGCGCCTGACACCGATCCTTGCCACTGCTGCCGCCGCGCTTGCCTTGTCGGGGCCGGCGCCGGCGGACGTCGTCAACACGACCACCAACGCCTTCCACATCCGGCACGAGGTGCCGCTGGTGGTGAGCGCCGAGCGCGCCTTCGACCTGCTCGCCCGTCCGGGCGACTGGTGGAATGGGGCGCACAGCTATTCGGGCGATGCGGCGAACATGCGCCTCGAGTTGAAGCCCGGCGGCTGTTTCTGCGAGCAGTGGGACGGCAATTTCGTCAAGCATCTCGAGGTCGTGGGCCTGACCCGCGGCAAGGAGATCGTGATGGAAGGCGGGCTGGGGCCGCTGCGCTACGCGCCTGCCAGCGGCACGATGATCTGGAAGCTCGAGGACGGCGGCACCGGCGCGATCCTGACCATCGACTACAAGGTCACCGGCTTTGCCGAGAGCGATGCCGAGACCTGGTCCGCCGCGGTCGACAGCGTGCTTGGCGAACAGGCGATGCGCTTCCGCGCCGCCGCCGCCGCCATGCCGCGCCGCTAG
- a CDS encoding adenylate kinase — translation MDIILLGPPGAGKGTQAHRLEAGRGMKQLSTGDMLRSAIAAGTEVGKQAKAVMDRGELVSDAIVSALIGEHLEDASNGAIFDGYPRTQHQAEALEMLLADRGRKLAHVIELKVDEDALVERICGRFSCANCGALYHDTAKPPKVEGTCDVCGSHEFKRRPDDNEETVRNRMAEYRAKTAPILPFYERQGLVREVDGMGSVEEVAAAIDAILDS, via the coding sequence ATGGATATCATCCTTCTCGGCCCCCCGGGGGCAGGCAAGGGGACGCAGGCGCATCGGCTCGAAGCCGGGCGCGGCATGAAACAGCTGTCGACCGGCGACATGCTGCGCAGCGCGATCGCTGCCGGCACCGAGGTCGGCAAGCAGGCCAAGGCCGTCATGGACCGCGGCGAGCTCGTCTCGGACGCCATCGTCTCGGCGCTGATTGGCGAGCATCTCGAGGATGCGAGCAACGGCGCCATCTTCGACGGTTATCCGCGCACCCAGCACCAGGCCGAAGCGCTCGAGATGCTGCTCGCCGACCGCGGGCGCAAGCTGGCGCATGTCATCGAGCTCAAGGTCGACGAGGATGCGCTGGTCGAGCGGATCTGTGGCCGTTTCAGCTGCGCCAATTGCGGCGCGCTCTACCACGACACGGCCAAGCCTCCGAAGGTCGAGGGCACCTGTGATGTCTGCGGGAGCCACGAGTTCAAGCGCCGTCCCGACGACAATGAGGAAACGGTGCGCAACCGCATGGCCGAATATCGCGCCAAGACCGCGCCGATCCTGCCCTTCTACGAACGCCAGGGCCTCGTCCGCGAAGTGGATGGCATGGGCAGCGTCGAAGAGGTTGCCGCCGCGATCGACGCGATCCTCGACAGCTAG
- a CDS encoding dihydrofolate reductase, with translation MTTNPRINMIIARAENGVIGMDGGMPWHLPADLKRFKKLTMGGAMIMGRKTFESLPGRLPGRRHIVLTRGSYWKADGADVVHDVESALALAGEDPVWVIGGAEIFKLFLPHAHRIELTELAISPDGDTSLPDPREEAGWSVTATAEHPSEEGRPAYRFVTLERD, from the coding sequence ATGACGACGAACCCGCGCATCAACATGATCATCGCCCGCGCCGAAAATGGCGTCATCGGCATGGACGGCGGCATGCCGTGGCACCTGCCCGCCGATTTGAAGCGCTTCAAGAAGCTGACGATGGGCGGCGCCATGATCATGGGCCGCAAGACCTTCGAGAGCCTGCCCGGCCGCCTCCCCGGCCGCCGTCATATCGTGCTGACGCGCGGCAGCTACTGGAAGGCCGACGGCGCCGACGTGGTGCATGACGTGGAGAGCGCGCTCGCACTCGCGGGCGAGGATCCCGTCTGGGTCATCGGCGGAGCGGAGATCTTCAAGCTGTTCCTGCCACATGCGCATCGCATCGAGCTCACCGAGCTGGCGATCAGCCCCGACGGCGACACCTCCCTCCCCGACCCGCGCGAGGAGGCCGGCTGGTCGGTCACGGCGACCGCGGAGCATCCGTCCGAGGAAGGACGTCCCGCCTATCGTTTCGTGACGCTCGAGCGCGACTAG